One genomic region from Nymphaea colorata isolate Beijing-Zhang1983 chromosome 10, ASM883128v2, whole genome shotgun sequence encodes:
- the LOC116262666 gene encoding agamous-like MADS-box protein AGL28 encodes MGKNNGSNNGGGCNPKSRMGRQKIEIKKITNEEARQVCFSKRRNGLMKKAGELCILCGVEIAIIVFSPAGKAFSFGDPSVDAIINRFLDPSSHVPAPSDAHRASTIEELNRQNDELIQQIEAEKKHHVLLQKLHRSEGSSRMGSHFWDADVENSSLDQLEELKAALEEMRSALAKRANELTTGMPVMHLPATTGHHHQFPPTSLPPPPYSSASSSAAPLPSSTFLVGHNNNSMTIPFTDNSNSFMVSSSNSHNVENLSLEQFEEFMNSLKEMRSAFAKRTNELRTGMAVMHPPNTAGHHHHQFTSLLLPPPPYVSAAAPLPSSSFLGGYTSNSMSKPFTNNNNSFMACTSNSHGTTANSGDYFPGNQTAGRPVYQL; translated from the coding sequence ATGGGGAAGAACAATGGAAGCAACAATGGTGGTGGGTGCAACCCCAAATCAAGAATGGGGAGGCAGAAGATAGAGATAAAGAAGATAACCAATGAGGAGGCTCGTCAGGTCTGCTTTTCGAAACGGCGAAACGGGCTCATGAAGAAGGCCGGAGAGCTCTGCATCCTCTGTGGGGTAGAGATCGCCATCATCGTCTTCTCCCCCGCCGGCAAGGCCTTCTCCTTCGGTGACCCCTCCGTTGACGCCATCATCAACCGCTTTCTCGACCCTTCCTCTCACGTCCCCGCCCCTTCCGATGCTCACCGTGCGTCCACCATTGAGGAGCTCAACCGCCAGAACGACGAACTCATCCAGCAGATCGAAGCGGAGAAGAAGCACCATGTCCTGCTGCAGAAGCTGCACCGCAGCGAGGGGAGCAGCCGCATGGGCAGCCATTTCTGGGACGCCGACGTGGAAAACTCCTCACTCGATCAGCTCGAAGAGTTGAAGGCCGCCTTGGAGGAGATGAGGTCAGCACTAGCCAAGCGTGCCAACGAGCTCACTACGGGAATGCCGGTGATGCATCTACCAGCTACCACCGGTCACCATCACCAATTTCCTCCGACGTCgctccctcctcctccataTTCTTCTGCCAGTTCCTCCGCTGCTCCTCTGCCATCCAGCACCTTCCTCGTTGGCCACAACAACAACTCCATGACCATCCCCTTCACTGATAACAGCAACTCGTTCATGGTGTCCTCGTCGAACTCTCACAACGTGGAGAACCTCTCGCTCGAGCAGTTTGAGGAGTTCATGAACTCCCTGAAGGAGATGAGGTCGGCTTTCGCCAAGCGCACTAACGAGCTCAGGACGGGAATGGCGGTGATGCATCCACCCAACACCGccggccaccaccaccaccaattTACTTCGTTGTTGCTCCCTCCTCCTCCCTATGTTTCGGCCGCTGCTCCTTTGCCTTCCAGCTCCTTCCTCGGCGGCTACACCTCCAATTCCATGAGCAAGCCGTTCACTAACAACAACAATTCTTTCATGGCGTGCACCTCGAACTCTCACGGAACTACTGCAAACTCCGGCGACTATTTCCCGGGCAACCAGACTGCCGGCCGGCCAGTTTACCAGCTTTGA